In Kineococcus rhizosphaerae, the following proteins share a genomic window:
- a CDS encoding cryptochrome/photolyase family protein, with amino-acid sequence MPDLPDRSPDTRRWLFADQLGPHFLDTPRQPVLLVESQDVFRRGRYHRRKAHLLLSALRHRAAELGERAVFVQAGTYREALAECGGPVSVCDPTSYRARRFVRSLPDVEVLASRGFVVSEEQFAGWADRRGDKRLLMEDFYRDVRRHHGLLMDGEAPLGGSWNYDQDNRSGPPRQESLDVAEPWWPTEDDIDAGVREDLDRWARDDGVEFTGSDGPRRFAATRREALRALRHFLSDRLEQFGTYEDAMLAGDEWMAHSLLSAPLNLGLLDPVEVARRAEEHGREHRVRLASVEGFVRQVVGWRSYTWHLYWHLGEDYKQRNALGAHQELPRWFADLDADAVEANCLKHVLAGVRDEGWVHHIPRLMVLGNWGLQRGYRPADLADWFWRNFVDGYDWVMTTNVVGMSQHADHGVLATKPYASGGAYIDRMSDFCGGCRYDPRVRVGEDACPFTAGYWNFLAGHREELSGNRRMAQALKGLDRLRDLDGVLHQESERGSGPP; translated from the coding sequence GTGCCCGACCTCCCCGACCGCTCCCCGGACACCCGGCGCTGGCTGTTCGCCGACCAGCTCGGCCCGCACTTCCTCGACACCCCCCGGCAACCGGTCCTGCTCGTGGAGTCGCAGGACGTGTTCCGGCGCGGGCGCTACCACCGGCGCAAGGCGCACCTGCTCCTGTCGGCGCTGCGACACCGGGCCGCCGAGCTGGGGGAGCGGGCCGTCTTCGTGCAGGCCGGCACCTACCGCGAGGCCCTCGCCGAGTGCGGCGGACCCGTCAGCGTCTGCGACCCCACGTCCTACCGCGCGCGCCGGTTCGTGCGGTCCCTGCCGGACGTCGAGGTCCTCGCCTCGCGGGGTTTCGTCGTGTCCGAGGAGCAGTTCGCGGGCTGGGCCGACCGGCGCGGGGACAAGCGCCTGCTCATGGAGGACTTCTACCGCGACGTCCGGCGCCACCACGGGCTGCTGATGGACGGCGAGGCACCGCTCGGAGGGTCCTGGAACTACGACCAGGACAACCGTTCGGGGCCACCGCGCCAGGAGTCCCTGGACGTCGCCGAACCCTGGTGGCCCACCGAGGACGACATCGACGCCGGAGTGCGCGAGGACCTCGACCGGTGGGCCCGCGACGACGGGGTCGAGTTCACCGGCTCGGACGGCCCGCGCCGGTTCGCGGCGACCCGGCGGGAGGCGCTGCGCGCGCTGCGGCACTTCCTCAGCGACCGGCTGGAGCAGTTCGGCACCTACGAGGACGCCATGCTCGCCGGGGACGAGTGGATGGCGCACTCGCTGCTGTCCGCCCCCCTGAACCTGGGGCTGCTCGACCCCGTCGAGGTCGCCCGCCGGGCCGAGGAGCACGGCCGTGAGCACCGGGTGCGGCTGGCCTCGGTCGAGGGTTTCGTGCGCCAGGTCGTCGGCTGGCGCTCCTACACCTGGCACCTGTACTGGCACCTGGGGGAGGACTACAAGCAGCGCAACGCGTTGGGGGCGCACCAGGAGCTCCCGCGCTGGTTCGCCGACCTGGATGCGGACGCCGTGGAGGCGAACTGCCTCAAGCACGTCCTGGCCGGGGTCCGGGACGAGGGCTGGGTCCACCACATCCCGCGCCTCATGGTGCTGGGGAACTGGGGACTGCAGCGCGGCTACCGCCCGGCGGACCTCGCCGACTGGTTCTGGAGGAACTTCGTCGACGGCTACGACTGGGTCATGACCACGAACGTCGTGGGTATGTCCCAGCACGCCGACCACGGGGTGCTGGCCACCAAGCCGTACGCGTCGGGCGGCGCGTACATCGACCGGATGAGCGACTTCTGCGGCGGCTGTCGCTACGATCCCCGCGTACGGGTCGGCGAGGACGCCTGCCCGTTCACCGCCGGCTACTGGAACTTCCTCGCGGGCCACCGCGAGGAACTCTCGGGGAACCGGCGGATGGCCCAGGCCCTGAAGGGGCTGGACCGGCTGCGCGACCTCGACGGCGTGCTGCACCAGGAGTCCGAGAGAGGGAGTGGACCGCCGTGA
- a CDS encoding SufE family protein, whose product MAEIVEDFQALGERERLQLLLEFSQGLKPLPAEFEGHLEKMERVDECQSPVFVHAEVDADRAVHLHVSAPAEAPTTRGFAGVLQEGLEGLPADVVLDLPPDVCHRLGLEQAVSPLRMRGMTGMLARVKRQVRVATAA is encoded by the coding sequence ATGGCCGAGATCGTCGAGGACTTCCAGGCCCTCGGCGAGCGCGAGCGGCTGCAGCTGCTCCTGGAGTTCAGCCAGGGCCTGAAGCCGCTGCCGGCGGAGTTCGAGGGACACCTGGAGAAGATGGAGCGGGTCGACGAGTGCCAGTCGCCCGTCTTCGTCCACGCCGAGGTCGACGCCGACCGGGCCGTGCACCTGCACGTCTCGGCCCCGGCGGAGGCACCGACGACGCGGGGGTTCGCCGGGGTCCTGCAGGAGGGCCTGGAGGGGCTGCCGGCGGACGTCGTGCTCGACCTGCCGCCGGACGTGTGCCACCGCCTCGGCCTGGAGCAGGCCGTGAGCCCGCTGCGCATGCGCGGCATGACGGGGATGCTGGCGCGGGTCAAGCGCCAGGTCCGCGTGGCGACCGCCGCCTGA
- a CDS encoding RibD family protein, translating to MTVHAPDPGTQVEQDARARDWDLLLALAREDDPVVVAAGLRARAGGDLVDRYAPLLLAGRRGVVAQLGQSLDGCIATRSGDANFVTGDADREHLHRLRALVDAVVVGPGTVDADDPQLTVRAVTGPNPVRVVLDPRANLHDRAVLADPRTVWIRGDLARDPVAVLAGLRDAGLRRVLVEGGGCTVSDWVAAGVVDRLYLTVAPLVIGRGGRRGLALPDVEPLRDCLRPDSRRHLLGEDVCFELDLRG from the coding sequence ATGACCGTCCACGCCCCGGACCCGGGCACGCAGGTCGAGCAGGACGCACGGGCCCGGGACTGGGACCTGCTGCTGGCACTGGCCCGCGAGGACGACCCGGTGGTGGTGGCGGCGGGGTTGCGGGCCCGGGCCGGCGGCGACCTCGTCGACCGCTACGCGCCGCTGCTGCTCGCGGGCCGGCGCGGTGTCGTGGCCCAGCTCGGGCAGAGCCTCGACGGGTGCATCGCGACCCGCTCGGGGGACGCGAACTTCGTGACGGGCGACGCCGACCGGGAGCACCTGCACCGGTTGCGCGCGCTCGTGGACGCCGTGGTCGTGGGCCCGGGGACCGTCGACGCGGACGACCCGCAACTGACGGTGCGGGCGGTCACCGGTCCCAACCCGGTCCGGGTCGTCCTCGACCCGCGCGCCAACCTGCACGACCGCGCCGTGCTGGCCGACCCGCGGACGGTGTGGATCCGCGGCGACCTCGCGCGCGACCCCGTCGCGGTGCTGGCCGGGCTGCGCGACGCCGGGCTGCGGCGCGTCCTCGTCGAGGGCGGCGGCTGCACCGTGAGCGACTGGGTCGCGGCGGGGGTCGTGGACCGGCTGTACCTGACCGTCGCGCCGCTGGTCATCGGTCGCGGCGGCCGGCGCGGGCTGGCGCTGCCGGACGTCGAACCGTTGCGGGACTGCCTGCGCCCCGACTCCCGGCGGCACCTGCTGGGTGAGGACGTGTGCTTCGAGCTGGACCTGCGAGGCTGA
- the zapE gene encoding cell division protein ZapE — protein MRLDSLADRNPRVPPQQLVAELVPPPRFSDVRFSTYVPSPDHPSQAEAVAGMSAFGESVLKGAAPRRGLFKRRAAPAGPPGMYLDGGFGVGKTHLLSSLYHQVVTEGGGTAAYGTFVEYTNLVGALGFLPAVEALAPHHLVCIDEFELDDPGDTVLMSRLMRELVDRGVRLAATSNTLPGALGEGRFAAQDFQREIQALAGQFAVQRVDGEDYRHRGLPAAPAPLDDAAVERVAAGRDGATFDDFSTVLAHLAEVHPSRYGAMVGSTSAVCLRAVSTVTDQMVGLRLVVLADRLYDRDIPVVASGVPFDAVFTDELLNGGYRKKYLRAVSRLSALARDGAQLA, from the coding sequence ATGCGACTCGACTCCCTCGCCGACCGCAACCCGCGCGTCCCGCCGCAGCAGCTGGTCGCCGAGCTCGTCCCGCCGCCGCGCTTCTCCGACGTGCGCTTCTCCACGTACGTGCCCTCGCCCGACCACCCCTCGCAGGCCGAGGCCGTCGCCGGCATGAGCGCCTTCGGCGAGAGCGTCCTGAAGGGGGCCGCCCCCAGGCGCGGCCTGTTCAAGCGCCGCGCGGCTCCCGCCGGCCCGCCCGGGATGTACCTCGACGGCGGGTTCGGCGTCGGCAAGACCCACCTGCTGTCCTCGCTGTACCACCAGGTCGTCACCGAGGGCGGCGGGACCGCGGCCTACGGCACGTTCGTGGAGTACACCAACCTCGTCGGGGCCCTCGGCTTCCTGCCCGCCGTCGAGGCCCTCGCGCCCCACCACCTCGTGTGCATCGACGAGTTCGAGCTCGACGACCCGGGCGACACCGTCCTGATGTCGCGGCTCATGCGCGAGCTCGTCGACCGCGGCGTCCGCCTCGCCGCCACCTCCAACACGCTGCCCGGGGCCCTGGGCGAGGGCCGGTTCGCCGCGCAGGACTTCCAGCGCGAGATCCAGGCCCTGGCCGGGCAGTTCGCCGTCCAGCGCGTCGACGGCGAGGACTACCGCCACCGGGGGCTGCCCGCCGCGCCGGCCCCCCTGGACGACGCCGCCGTCGAGCGCGTCGCCGCCGGCCGCGACGGCGCCACCTTCGACGACTTCTCCACCGTTCTGGCGCACCTGGCCGAGGTCCACCCCAGCCGCTACGGCGCGATGGTGGGCTCCACGAGCGCCGTGTGCCTGCGCGCCGTCAGCACCGTGACCGACCAGATGGTCGGCCTGCGCCTGGTCGTGCTCGCCGACCGCCTCTACGACCGCGACATCCCGGTGGTCGCCTCGGGGGTCCCGTTCGACGCCGTCTTCACCGACGAGCTGCTGAACGGCGGGTACCGCAAGAAGTACCTGCGCGCGGTGTCGCGGCTGTCGGCGCTCGCGCGCGACGGGGCTCAGCTGGCCTGA
- a CDS encoding PPOX class F420-dependent oxidoreductase, producing the protein MTDRTERVQELLGQTSYVLLTTFRRDGRPVGTPVWSAPLGDGRIALVTQDTTGKVKRVRRDPHVLVAPCTQRGKPLGRPVDAQAEVLAAQELPEVERRLAAKYGVLFQLFDAVEGFLQRRGRMRGSRVAVAVTVAG; encoded by the coding sequence GTGACCGACCGGACCGAGCGCGTGCAGGAACTGCTGGGGCAGACGTCCTACGTCCTGCTGACGACGTTCCGCCGGGACGGCCGTCCCGTCGGCACCCCGGTGTGGTCGGCACCGCTGGGCGACGGGCGGATCGCGCTCGTCACGCAGGACACCACGGGCAAGGTCAAGCGGGTGCGCCGCGACCCGCACGTCCTCGTCGCACCCTGCACCCAGCGCGGGAAACCGCTGGGGCGTCCCGTCGACGCGCAGGCCGAGGTGCTGGCCGCGCAGGAACTGCCCGAGGTCGAACGGCGGCTGGCGGCCAAGTACGGCGTGCTGTTCCAGCTCTTCGACGCCGTCGAAGGGTTCCTGCAGCGTCGTGGCCGGATGAGGGGTTCCCGGGTCGCGGTCGCGGTGACCGTCGCGGGATGA
- a CDS encoding sulfurtransferase → MSTPLDTDAKLAAYAHPEKLVTTQWLAEHLGEPGLVVVESDEDVLLWDTGHVPGSVKVDWHTELNDEVTRDYVDGEGFARLMSAKGVSREDTVVIYGDKNNWWAAYALWVFTLFGHEDVRLLDGGRAKWIAEGRELTTDAPPRTPTQYPVVERRDEQIRAFKDDVLAHISSGPDGAGGKLVDVRSPQEYTGERTHMPDYPEEGTVRGGHIPGADSVPWARAAAEDGTFKSRAELEAIYSGEKGLSPDDDVIAYCRIGERSSHTWFVLSELLGFEKVRNYDGSWTEWGNAVRVPIVKGPEKGSLK, encoded by the coding sequence GTGAGCACCCCGCTGGACACCGATGCCAAGCTCGCCGCCTACGCCCACCCGGAGAAGCTCGTCACGACGCAGTGGCTGGCCGAGCACCTGGGCGAGCCGGGCCTGGTCGTCGTCGAGAGCGACGAGGACGTCCTGCTCTGGGACACCGGGCACGTCCCCGGCTCGGTCAAGGTGGACTGGCACACCGAGCTCAACGACGAGGTGACGCGCGACTACGTCGACGGGGAGGGCTTCGCCCGGCTCATGTCGGCCAAGGGCGTCTCCCGCGAGGACACCGTCGTGATCTACGGCGACAAGAACAACTGGTGGGCCGCGTACGCGCTGTGGGTCTTCACCCTCTTCGGCCACGAGGACGTGCGGCTGCTCGACGGCGGCCGCGCGAAGTGGATCGCCGAGGGGCGCGAGCTGACGACCGACGCCCCGCCGCGCACCCCCACGCAGTACCCCGTCGTGGAGCGCCGCGACGAGCAGATCCGTGCGTTCAAGGACGACGTCCTCGCCCACATCAGCAGCGGTCCGGACGGGGCCGGCGGCAAGCTCGTCGACGTCCGCTCCCCGCAGGAGTACACCGGCGAGCGCACGCACATGCCGGACTACCCCGAGGAGGGCACCGTCCGCGGTGGGCACATCCCGGGCGCGGACAGCGTCCCGTGGGCCCGGGCCGCGGCCGAGGACGGGACGTTCAAGTCCCGCGCCGAGCTCGAGGCGATCTACTCCGGCGAGAAGGGCCTGTCCCCCGACGACGACGTGATCGCCTACTGCCGCATCGGGGAACGTTCCAGCCACACGTGGTTCGTGCTGTCCGAGCTGCTCGGGTTCGAGAAGGTGCGCAACTACGACGGCTCCTGGACCGAGTGGGGCAACGCCGTGCGCGTGCCGATCGTCAAGGGCCCGGAGAAGGGCTCGCTCAAGTGA